Proteins co-encoded in one Saccharomyces cerevisiae S288C chromosome II, complete sequence genomic window:
- the KAP104 gene encoding Kap104p (Transportin or cytosolic karyopherin beta 2; functions in the rg-nuclear localization signal-mediated nuclear import/reimport of mRNA-binding proteins Nab2p and Hrp1p; regulates asymmetric protein synthesis in daughter cells during mitosis), giving the protein MASTWKPAEDYVLQLATLLQNCMSPNPEIRNNAMEAMENFQLQPEFLNYLCYILIEGESDDVLKQHYSLQDLQNNRATAGMLLKNSMLGGNNLIKSNSHDLGYVKSNIIHGLYNSNNNLVSNVTGIVITTLFSTYYRQHRDDPTGLQMLYQLLELTSNGNEPSIKALSKIMEDSAQFFQLEWSGNTKPMEALLDSFFRFISNPNFSPVIRSESVKCINTVIPLQTQSFIVRLDKFLEIIFQLAQNDENDLVRAQICISFSFLLEFRPDKLVSHLDGIVQFMLHLITTVNEEKVAIEACEFLHAFATSPNIPEHILQPYVKDIVPILLSKMVYNEESIVLLEASNDDDAFLEDKDEDIKPIAPRIVKKKEAGNGEDADDNEDDDDDDDDEDGDVDTQWNLRKCSAATLDVMTNILPHQVMDIAFPFLREHLGSDRWFIREATILALGAMAEGGMKYFNDGLPALIPFLVEQLNDKWAPVRKMTCWTLSRFSPWILQDHTEFLIPVLEPIINTLMDKKKDVQEAAISSVAVFIENADSELVETLFYSQLLTSFDKCLKYYKKKNLIILYDAIGRFAEKCALDETAMQIILPPLIEKWALLSDSDKELWPLLECLSCVASSLGERFMPMAPEVYNRAFRILCHCVELEAKSHQDPTIVVPEKDFIITSLDLIDGLVQGLGAHSQDLLFPQGTKDLTILKIMLECLQDPVHEVRQSCFALLGDIVYFFNSELVIGNLEDFLKLIGTEIMHNDDSDGTPAVINAIWALGLISERIDLNTYIIDMSRIILDLFTTNTQIVDSSVMENLSVTIGKMGLTHPEVFSSGAFANDSNWNKWCLSVNALDDVEEKSSAYMGFLKIINLTSTEVTMSNDTIHKIVTGLSSNVEANVFAQEIYTFLMNHSAQISAINFTPDEISFLQQFTS; this is encoded by the coding sequence ATGGCATCGACATGGAAGCCCGCCGAAGACTATGTGTTGCAACTAGCAACTCTTTTACAGAACTGTATGTCACCAAATCCAGAGATTCGTAATAACGCAATGGAAGCTATGGAGAACTTCCAGCTGCAACCTGAATTTCTCAATTATTTGTGTTATATTTTAATTGAAGGCGAATCTGATGATGTATTGAAGCAACACTACTCCCTACAGGATCTTCAGAACAATAGAGCTACCGCCGGTATgctgttgaaaaattcaatgCTAGGGGGAAACAATTTAATTAAGAGCAATAGCCACGACTTAGGATACGTCAAATCAAACATTATACATGGCCTTTATAATTCGAACAATAATCTCGTTTCGAACGTGACAGGTATCGTTATTActactttattttccaCTTACTATAGGCAGCATAGAGATGATCCAACTGGTCTTCAAATGCTTTACCAGTTGCTAGAGCTAACCTCAAATGGAAATGAGCCAAGTATTAAGGCTTTATCTAAGATCATGGAAGACAGCGCtcaatttttccaattgGAATGGTCGGGAAATACGAAGCCTATGGAAGCCTTATTGGATAGTTTTTTTAGGTTTATTTCGAATCCAAATTTCTCACCTGTGATTCGCTCAGAATCGGTGAAATGTATAAATACAGTGATCCCGCTACAAACACAAAGTTTTATTGTGAGATTAGATAAATTCTTagaaattatttttcagTTGGCACAAAACGACGAAAACGACCTAGTTAGGGCACAGATTTGCATTAGTTTTAGTTTCTTATTGGAATTCAGACCAGATAAGCTGGTTTCCCATTTAGATGGTATTGTACAATTCATGTTGCATTTGATCACCACTGTAAATGAGGAAAAAGTGGCTATTGAAGCCTGCGAGTTTTTGCACGCCTTTGCAACGAGCCCAAATATTCCTGAACATATCTTACAACCATATGTTAAGGATATCGTGCCAATATTATTATCGAAAATGGTCTATAACGAAGAATCCATCGTTCTCCTGGAAGCTtctaatgatgatgatgcaTTCTTGGAGGATAAAGATGAGGACATCAAGCCCATTGCACCCCGTATtgtgaaaaagaaagaggcAGGAAATGGAGAGGATGCAGATGACaacgaagatgatgatgatgatgatgatgatgaagatggcGATGTTGATACGCAATGGAATTTGAGAAAATGTTCCGCGGCAACGCTAGATGTAATGACGAATATTTTACCTCATCAAGTGATGGATATAGCGTTCCCATTTTTAAGAGAACATTTGGGTTCTGATAGGTGGTTTATTAGAGAAGCTACTATATTAGCACTGGGGGCCATGGCAGAAGGTGGAATGAAGTATTTTAATGATGGCTTACCAGCACTAATACCATTTTTAGTGGAACAATTGAACGATAAGTGGGCACCAGTGAGGAAAATGACATGTTGGACATTAAGTAGGTTTTCACCATGGATATTACAAGACCATACTGAGTTTTTAATTCCAGTCTTAGAACCTATAATAAACACATTAATggacaagaaaaaggatGTTCAAGAGGCGGCTATTAGTAGTGTAGCAGtatttattgaaaacgCCGACTCCGAATTGGTTGaaactttattttatagTCAATTATTGACGAGTTTTGATAAATGTTTGAAAtattacaagaaaaagaatttaattatattatatGATGCCATCGGCAGGTTTGCTGAAAAATGTGCATTAGACGAGACAGCGATGCAAATAATTTTGCCGCCcttaattgaaaaatgggCTTTGCTGTCAGACAGTGACAAGGAGCTGTGGCCACTTTTAGAATGTCTTTCCTGCGTGGCATCATCACTGGGGGAAAGATTCATGCCTATGGCACCAGAAGTGTACAACAGAGCCTTTAGAATTCTATGTCATTGTGTCGAATTGGAAGCCAAATCACATCAAGACCCGACAATAGTAGTGCCTGAGAAGGACTTCATCATCACCTCATTAGATTTGATTGATGGATTGGTACAAGGTCTTGGCGCTCACTCGCAGGATCTATTGTTCCCTCAAGGGACGAAGGATTTAACgatattgaaaatcatGCTAGAATGTTTGCAGGACCCTGTCCATGAAGTAAGACAAAGCTGCTTTGCCCTGTTGGGAGatattgtatattttttcaattcgGAACTGGTAATTGGTAATTTGGAGGATTTCTTGAAGTTGATTGGTACGGAAATAATGCATAACGACGATAGTGATGGTACTCCTGCTGTGATAAATGCGATATGGGCGCTTGGTTTGATAAGCGAACGTATCGATTTGAATACTTATATCATTGATATGTCTAGAATCATTCTAGATTTATTTACCACCAACACACAAATCGTAGACAGCTCTGTGATGGAGAACTTGTCTGTGACCATCGGAAAAATGGGGCTAACACACCCTGAAGTTTTCAGTTCTGGCGCATTTGCCAATGATTCCAACTGGAATAAATGGTGTTTGTCCGTTAACGCATTGGACGATGTAGAGGAAAAGAGTAGCGCGTACATGGGTTTCCTGAAAATTATCAATTTGACCAGCACGGAGGTCACAATGAGTAATGATACCATTCATAAAATTGTTACGGGCCTTTCAAGCAATGTAGAGGCGAATGTTTTTGCGCAAGAGATCTACACCTTTTTGATGAACCATTCTGCCCAAATTTCTGCAATAAATTTCACGCCCGATGAAATCTCCTTCTTACAACAGTTCACCAgctaa
- the GAL7 gene encoding UDP-glucose:hexose-1-phosphate uridylyltransferase (Galactose-1-phosphate uridyl transferase; synthesizes glucose-1-phosphate and UDP-galactose from UDP-D-glucose and alpha-D-galactose-1-phosphate in the second step of galactose catabolism; human homolog UGP2 can complement yeast null mutant), giving the protein MTAEEFDFSSHSHRRYNPLTDSWILVSPHRAKRPWLGQQEAAYKPTAPLYDPKCYLCPGNKRATGNLNPRYESTYIFPNDYAAVRLDQPILPQNDSNEDNLKNRLLKVQSVRGNCFVICFSPNHNLTIPQMKQSDLVHIVNSWQALTDDLSREARENHKPFKYVQIFENKGTAMGCSNLHPHGQAWCLESIPSEVSQELKSFDKYKREHNTDLFADYVKLESREKSRVVVENESFIVVVPYWAIWPFETLVISKKKLASISQFNQMVKEDLASILKQLTIKYDNLFETSFPYSMGIHQAPLNATGDELSNSWFHMHFYPPLLRSATVRKFLVGFELLGEPQRDLTSEQAAEKLRNLDGQIHYLQRL; this is encoded by the coding sequence ATGACTGCTGAagaatttgatttttctaGCCATTCCCATAGACGTTACAATCCACTAACCGATTCATGGATCTTAGTTTCTCCACACAGAGCTAAAAGACCTTGGTTAGGTCAACAGGAGGCTGCTTACAAGCCCACAGCTCCATTGTATGATCCAAAATGCTATCTATGTCCTGGTAACAAAAGAGCTACTGGTAACCTAAACCCAAGATATGAATCAACGTATATTTTCCCCAATGATTATGCTGCCGTTAGGCTCGATCAACCTATTTTACCACAGAATGATTCCAATGAGGATAATCTTAAAAATAGGCTGCTTAAAGTGCAATCTGTGAGAGGCAATTGTTTCGTCATATGTTTTAGCCCCAATCATAATCTAACCATTCCACAAATGAAACAATCAGATCTGGTTCATATTGTTAATTCTTGGCAAGCATTGACTGACGATCTCTCCAGAGAAGCAAGAGAAAATCATAAGCCTTTCAAATATgtccaaatatttgaaaacaaagGTACAGCCATGGGTTGTTCCAACTTACATCCACATGGCCAAGCTTGGTGCTTAGAATCCATCCCTAGTGAAGTTTCGCAAGAATTGAAATCTTTTGATAAATATAAACGTGAACACAATACTGATTTGTTTGCCGATTACGTCAAATTAGAATCAAGAGAGAAGTCAAGAGTCGTAGTGGAGAATGAATCctttattgttgttgttccATACTGGGCCATCTGGCCATTTGAGACCTTGGtcatttcaaagaagaagcttGCCTCAATTAGCCAATTTAACCAAATGGTGAAGGAGGACCTCGCCTCGATTTTAAAGCAACTAACTATTAAGTATGataatttatttgaaaCGAGTTTCCCATACTCAATGGGTATCCATCAGGCTCCTTTGAATGCGACTGGTGATGAATTGAGTAATAGTTGGTTTCACATGCATTTCTACCCACCTTTACTGAGATCAGCTACTGTTCGGAAATTCTTGGTTGGTTTTGAATTGTTAGGTGAGCCTCAAAGAGATTTAACTTCGGAACAAGCTGCTGAAAAACTAAGAAATTTAGATGGTCAGATTCATTATCTACAAAGACtgtaa
- the GAL10 gene encoding bifunctional UDP-glucose 4-epimerase/aldose 1-epimerase (UDP-glucose-4-epimerase; catalyzes interconversion of UDP-galactose and UDP-D-glucose in galactose metabolism; also catalyzes conversion of alpha-D-glucose or alpha-D-galactose to their beta-anomers; human homolog GALE implicated in galactosemia, can complement yeast null mutant) — translation MTAQLQSESTSKIVLVTGGAGYIGSHTVVELIENGYDCVVADNLSNSTYDSVARLEVLTKHHIPFYEVDLCDRKGLEKVFKEYKIDSVIHFAGLKAVGESTQIPLRYYHNNILGTVVLLELMQQYNVSKFVFSSSATVYGDATRFPNMIPIPEECPLGPTNPYGHTKYAIENILNDLYNSDKKSWKFAILRYFNPIGAHPSGLIGEDPLGIPNNLLPYMAQVAVGRREKLYIFGDDYDSRDGTPIRDYIHVVDLAKGHIAALQYLEAYNENEGLCREWNLGSGKGSTVFEVYHAFCKASGIDLPYKVTGRRAGDVLNLTAKPDRAKRELKWQTELQVEDSCKDLWKWTTENPFGYQLRGVEARFSAEDMRYDARFVTIGAGTRFQATFANLGASIVDLKVNGQSVVLGYENEEGYLNPDSAYIGATIGRYANRISKGKFSLCNKDYQLTVNNGVNANHSSIGSFHRKRFLGPIIQNPSKDVFTAEYMLIDNEKDTEFPGDLLVTIQYTVNVAQKSLEMVYKGKLTAGEATPINLTNHSYFNLNKPYGDTIEGTEIMVRSKKSVDVDKNMIPTGNIVDREIATFNSTKPTVLGPKNPQFDCCFVVDENAKPSQINTLNNELTLIVKAFHPDSNITLEVLSTEPTYQFYTGDFLSAGYEARQGFAIEPGRYIDAINQENWKDCVTLKNGETYGSKIVYRFS, via the coding sequence ATGACAGCTCAGTTACAAAGTGAAAGTACTTCTAAAATTGTTTTGGTTACAGGTGGTGCTGGATACATTGGTTCACACACTGTGGTAGAGCTAATTGAGAATGGATATGACTGTGTTGTTGCTGATAACCTGTCGAATTCAACTTATGATTCTGTAGCCAGGTTAGAGGTCTTGACCAAGCATCACATTCCCTTCTATGAGGTTGATTTGTGTGACCGAAAAGGTCTGGAAAAGgttttcaaagaatataaaattgATTCGGTAATTCACTTTGCTGGTTTAAAGGCTGTAGGTGAATCTACACAAATCCCGCTGAGATACTATCACAATAACATTTTGGGAACTGTCGTTTTATTAGAGTTAATGCAACAATACAACGTTTCcaaatttgttttttcatcttctgcTACTGTCTATGGTGATGCTACGAGATTCCCAAATATGATTCCTATCCCAGAAGAATGTCCCTTAGGGCCTACTAATCCGTATGGTCATACGAAATACGCCATTGAGAATATCTTGAATGATCTTTACAATAGCGacaaaaaaagttggaAGTTTGCTATCTTGCGTTATTTTAACCCAATTGGCGCACATCCCTCTGGATTAATCGGAGAAGATCCGCTAGGTATACCAAACAATTTGTTGCCATATATGGCTCAAGTAGCTGTTGGTAGGCGCGAGAAGCTTTACATCTTCGGAGACGATTATGATTCCAGAGATGGTACCCCGATCAGGGATTATATCCACGTAGTTGATCTAGCAAAAGGTCATATTGCAGCCCTGCAATACCTAGAGGCCtacaatgaaaatgaaggttTGTGTCGTGAGTGGAACTTGGGTTCCGGTAAAGGTTCTAcagtttttgaagtttatCATGCATTCTGCAAAGCTTCTGGTATTGATCTTCCATACAAAGTTACGGGCAGAAGAGCAGGTGATGTTTTGAACTTGACGGCTAAACCAGATAGGGCCAAACGCGAACTGAAATGGCAGACCGAGTTGCAGGTTGAAGACTCCTGCAAGGATTTATGGAAATGGACTACTGAGAATCCTTTTGGTTACCAGTTAAGGGGTGTCGAGGCCAGATTTTCCGCTGAAGATATGCGTTATGACGCAAGATTTGTGACTATTGGTGCCGGCACCAGATTTCAAGCCACGTTTGCCAATTTGGGCGCCAGCATTGTTGACCTGAAAGTGAACGGACAATCAGTTGTTCTTGGCTATGAAAATGAGGAAGGGTATTTGAATCCTGATAGTGCTTATATAGGCGCCACGATCGGCAGGTATGCTAATCGTATTTCGAAGGGTAAGTTTAGTTTATGCAACAAAGACTATCAGTTAACCGTTAATAACGGCGTTAATGCGAATCATAGTAGTATCGGTTCTTTCCACagaaaaagatttttgGGACCCATCATTCAAAATCCTTCAAAGGATGTTTTTACCGCCGAGTACATGCTGATAGATAATGAGAAGGACACCGAATTTCCAGGTGATCTATTGGTAACCATACAGTATACTGTGAACGTTGCCCAAAAAAGTTTGGAAATGGTATATAAAGGTAAATTGACTGCTGGTGAAGCGACGCCAATAAATTTAACAAATCATAGTTATTTCAATCTGAACAAGCCATATGGAGACACTATTGAGGGTACGGAGATTATGGTGcgttcaaaaaaatctgttgATGTCGACAAAAACATGATTCCTACGGGTAATATCGTCGATAGAGAAATTGCTACCTTTAACTCTACAAAGCCAACGGTCTTAGGCCCCAAAAATCCCCAGTTTGATTGTTGTTTTGTGGTGGATGAAAATGCTAAGCCAAGTCAAATCAATACTCTAAACAATGAATTGACGCTTATTGTCAAGGCTTTTCATCCCGATTCCAATATTACATTAGAAGTTTTAAGTACAGAGCCAACTTATCAATTTTATACCGGTGATTTCTTGTCTGCTGGTTACGAAGCAAGACAAGGTTTTGCAATTGAGCCTGGTAGATACATTGATGCTATCAATCAAGAGAACTGGAAAGATTGTGTAACCTTGAAAAACGGTGAAACTTACGGGTCCAAGATTGTCTACAGATTTTCCTGA
- the GAL1 gene encoding galactokinase (Galactokinase; phosphorylates alpha-D-galactose to alpha-D-galactose-1-phosphate in the first step of galactose catabolism; expression regulated by Gal4p; human homolog GALK2 complements yeast null mutant; GAL1 has a paralog, GAL3, that arose from the whole genome duplication), protein MTKSHSEEVIVPEFNSSAKELPRPLAEKCPSIIKKFISAYDAKPDFVARSPGRVNLIGEHIDYCDFSVLPLAIDFDMLCAVKVLNEKNPSITLINADPKFAQRKFDLPLDGSYVTIDPSVSDWSNYFKCGLHVAHSFLKKLAPERFASAPLAGLQVFCEGDVPTGSGLSSSAAFICAVALAVVKANMGPGYHMSKQNLMRITVVAEHYVGVNNGGMDQAASVCGEEDHALYVEFKPQLKATPFKFPQLKNHEISFVIANTLVVSNKFETAPTNYNLRVVEVTTAANVLAATYGVVLLSGKEGSSTNKGNLRDFMNVYYARYHNISTPWNGDIESGIERLTKMLVLVEESLANKKQGFSVDDVAQSLNCSREEFTRDYLTTSPVRFQVLKLYQRAKHVYSESLRVLKAVKLMTTASFTADEDFFKQFGALMNESQASCDKLYECSCPEIDKICSIALSNGSYGSRLTGAGWGGCTVHLVPGGPNGNIEKVKEALANEFYKVKYPKITDAELENAIIVSKPALGSCLYEL, encoded by the coding sequence ATGACTAAATCTCATTCAGAAGAAGTGATTGTACCTGAGTTCAATTCTAGCGCAAAGGAATTACCAAGACCATTGGCCGAAAAGTGCCCGAGCATAATTAAGAAATTTATAAGCGCTTATGATGCTAAACCGGATTTTGTTGCTAGATCGCCTGGTAGAGTCAATCTAATTGGTGAACATATTGATTATTGTGACTTCTCGGTTTTACCTTTAGctattgattttgatatGCTTTGCGCCGTCAAAGTTTTGAACGAGAAAAATCCATCCATTACCTTAATAAATGCTGATCCCAAATTTGCTCAAAGGAAGTTCGATTTGCCGTTGGACGGTTCTTATGTCACAATTGATCCTTCTGTGTCGGACTGGTCTAATTACTTTAAATGTGGTCTCCATGTTGCTCACTCTTTTCTAAAGAAACTTGCACCGGAAAGGTTTGCCAGTGCTCCTCTGGCCGGGCTGCAAGTCTTCTGTGAGGGTGATGTACCAACTGGCAGTGGATTGTCTTCTTCGGCCGCATTCATTTGTGCCGTTGCTTTAGCTGTTGTTAAAGCGAATATGGGCCCTGGTTATCATATGTCCAAGCAAAATTTAATGCGTATTACGGTCGTTGCAGAACATTATGTTGGTGTTAACAATGGCGGTATGGATCAGGCTGCCTCTGTTTGCGGTGAGGAAGATCATGCTCTATACGTTGAGTTCAAACCGCAGTTGAAGGCTACTCCGTTTAAATTTCCGCAATTAAAAAACCATGAAATTAGCTTTGTTATTGCGAACACCCTTGTTGTATCTAACAAGTTTGAAACCGCCCCAACCAACTATAATTTAAGAGTGGTAGAAGTCACTACAGCTGCAAATGTTTTAGCTGCCACGTACGGTGTTGTTTTACTTTCTGGAAAAGAAGGATCGAGCACGAATAAAGGTAATCTAAGAGATTTCATGAACGTTTATTATGCCAGATATCACAACATTTCCACACCCTGGAACGGCGATATTGAATCCGGCATCGAACGGTTAACAAAGATGCTAGTACTAGTTGAAGAGTCTCTCGCCAATAAGAAACAGGGCTTTAGTGTTGACGATGTCGCACAATCCTTGAATTGTTCTCGCGAAGAATTCACAAGAGACTACTTAACAACATCTCCAGTGAGATTTCAAGTCTTAAAGCTATATCAGAGGGCTAAGCATGTGTATTCTGAATCTTTAAGAGTCTTGAAGGCTGTGAAATTAATGACTACAGCGAGCTTTACTGCCGACGAAGACTTTTTCAAGCAATTTGGTGCCTTGATGAACGAGTCTCAAGCTTCTTGCGATAAACTTTACGAATGTTCTTGTCCAGAGATTGACAAAATTTGTTCCATTGCTTTGTCAAATGGATCATATGGTTCCCGTTTGACCGGAGCTGGCTGGGGTGGTTGTACTGTTCACTTGGTTCCAGGGGGCCCAAATGGCAACATAGAAAAGGTAAAAGAAGCCCTTGCCAATGAGTTCTACAAGGTCAAGTACCCTAAGATCACTGATGCTGAGCTAGAAAATGCTATCATCGTCTCTAAACCAGCATTGGGCAGCTGTCTATATGAATTATAA
- the FUR4 gene encoding uracil permease (Plasma membrane localized uracil permease; expression is tightly regulated by uracil levels and environmental cues; conformational alterations induced by unfolding or substrate binding result in Rsp5p-mediated ubiquitination and degradation) translates to MPDNLSLHLSGSSKRLNSRQLMESSNETFAPNNVDLEKEYKSSQSNITTEVYEASSFEEKVSSEKPQYSSFWKKIYYEYVVVDKSILGVSILDSFMYNQDLKPVEKERRVWSWYNYCYFWLAECFNINTWQIAATGLQLGLNWWQCWITIWIGYGFVGAFVVLASRVGSAYHLSFPISSRASFGIFFSLWPVINRVVMAIVWYSVQAYIAATPVSLMLKSIFGKDLQDKIPDHFGSPNATTYEFMCFFIFWAASLPFLLVPPHKIRHLFTVKAVLVPFASFGFLIWAIRRAHGRIALGSLTDVQPHGSAFSWAFLRSLMGCMANFSTMVINAPDFSRFSKNPNSALWSQLVCIPFLFSITCLIGILVTAAGYEIYGINYWSPLDVLEKFLQTTYNKGTRAGVFLISFVFAVAQLGTNISANSLSCGTDMSAIFPKFINIKRGSLFCAAMALCICPWNLMATSSKFTMALSAYAIFLSSIAGVVCSDYFVVRRGYIKLTHIYSHQKGSFYMYGNRFGINWRALAAYLCGVAPCLPGFIAEVGAPAIKVSDGAMKLYYLSYWVGYGLSFSSYTALCYFFPVPGCPVNNIIKDKGWFQRWANVDDFEEEWKDTIERDDLVDDNISVYEHEHEKTFI, encoded by the coding sequence ATGCCAGACAATCTATCATTACATTTAAGCGGctcttcaaaaagattGAACTCTCGCCAACTTATGGAATCTTCCAATGAGACCTTTGCGCCAAATAATGtggatttggaaaaagagtATAAGTCATCTCAGAGTAATATAACTACCGAAGTTTATGAGGCATCGagctttgaagaaaaagtaagCTCAGAAAAACCTCAATACAGCTCATTCTGGAAGAAAATCTATTATGAATATGTGGTCGTTGACAAATCAATCTTGGGTGTTTCTATTCTGGATTCATTTATGTACAACCAGGACTTGAAGCCCgtcgaaaaagaaaggcgGGTTTGGTCCTGGTACAATTATTGTTACTTCTGGCTTGCTGAATGTTTCAATATCAACACTTGGCAAATTGCAGCTACAGGTCTACAACTGGGTCTAAATTGGTGGCAGTGTTGGATAACAATTTGGATTGGGTACGGTTTCGTTGGtgcttttgttgttttggCCTCTAGAGTTGGATCTGCTTATCATTTGTCATTCCCTATATCATCTAGAGCATCATTCggtattttcttctctttatGGCCCGTTATTAACAGAGTCGTCATGGCCATCGTTTGGTATAGTGTCCAAGCTTATATTGCGGCAACTCCCGTATCATTAATGCTGAAATCTatctttggaaaagatTTACAAGACAAAATCCCAGATCACTTTGGATCACCGAATGCTACTACTTACGAGTTCAtgtgtttttttatcttttgGGCTGCCAGTCTTCCATTTTTACTGGTTCCACCTCACAAAATTAGACACCTGTTTACTGTTAAAGCCGTCTTGGTTCCGTTTGCTTCTTTTGGTTTCTTAATTTGGGCTATCAGAAGAGCTCACGGGCGTATTGCCTTAGGATCTTTAACCGATGTACAACCTCATGGCTCTGCCTTTTCGTGGGCTTTTCTAAGATCACTAATGGGTTGTATGGCTAATTTCTCCACAATGGTAATCAACGCTCCAGATTTCTCtagattttcaaaaaaccCTAACTCCGCTTTATGGTCCCAATTAGTGTGCattccatttttgttttccatCACTTGTTTAATTGGAATTCTAGTCACCGCAGCTGGTTATGAAATATACGGTATTAATTACTGGTCGCCACTCGATGTgctagaaaaatttttacagACTACTTATAATAAGGGCACAAGAGCTGGTGTTTTCTTAAtctcttttgttttcgCCGTAGCTCAGTTAGGTACTAATATTTCTGCAAACTCATTATCGTGTGGAACTGATATGTCCGCTATTTTCCCCAAGTTTATCAATATCAAGCGTGGTTCATTATTTTGTGCAGCCATGGCGCTGTGTATTTGTCCATGGAATTTAATGGCAACATCAAGTAAATTTACAATGGCTTTGTCCGCATATGCTATCTTTTTGTCCAGTATTGCCGGTGTTGTCTGCTCAGATTACTTTGTTGTTAGAAGAGGATATATCAAGCTAACACACATATATTCCCATCAAAAGGGCTCTTTTTATATGTACGGAAACAGGTTTGGTATCAATTGGAGAGCTTTGGCTGCATATCTATGTGGGGTGGCTCCTTGCTTGCCCGGTTTCATCGCGGAGGTGGGCGCTCCCGCTATAAAGGTTTCTGATGGAGCTATGAAACTATATTACCTAAGTTACTGGGTAGGATATGGCTTgagtttttcttcttatacTGCTCTGTGTTACTTCTTCCCTGTACCTGGGTGCCCTGTTAACAACATTATAAAGGACAAGGGCTGGTTCCAAAGATGGGCCAATGTcgatgattttgaagaagagtGGAAAGACACAATTGAGAGGGATGACCTGGTAGATGACAATATTAGTGTCTACGAACACGAACACGAAAAGACTTTCATTTAA